From Streptomyces sp. TLI_235, a single genomic window includes:
- a CDS encoding DeoR family transcriptional regulator: protein MFAAERRQLILEMVRANGAVSLRELARVVQTSEVTVRRDVRALEAEGLLDRRHGGAVLPGGFSREPGYPQKTHLAAAEKSAIADLAAGLVEEGDAVVVGAGTTTQELARRLARVPGLTVVTNSLLVAQALAHANRVEVVMTGGTLRGSNYALVGSGAEQSLAGLRVSKAFVSGSGLTAERGLSTTNMLSASVDRALVQAATEVIVLADHTKLGADTMFQTVPTDAITRLVTDEQSAAQDPTARELDALADCGVQISLAPLGTPAEPTVHSGGPAHPMTPHQAQPGGPRRPGPPGAPLPGQRRPGHALIARPLATGRP from the coding sequence GTGTTTGCTGCAGAACGTCGCCAGTTGATCCTCGAAATGGTGCGCGCCAACGGAGCGGTCTCGCTCCGGGAGTTGGCCCGCGTCGTCCAGACCTCCGAAGTCACCGTCCGCCGAGACGTCCGGGCCCTGGAGGCCGAAGGGCTGCTCGACCGCCGGCACGGCGGGGCGGTGCTTCCCGGAGGCTTCAGCCGGGAGCCCGGTTACCCGCAGAAGACCCATCTCGCCGCGGCGGAGAAGAGCGCCATCGCCGACCTGGCCGCAGGCCTGGTCGAGGAGGGCGACGCCGTGGTCGTGGGCGCCGGCACCACCACCCAGGAGCTGGCCCGCCGGCTCGCCCGGGTGCCCGGCCTCACCGTGGTCACCAACTCGCTGCTGGTCGCCCAGGCGCTGGCGCACGCCAACCGGGTGGAGGTGGTGATGACCGGGGGCACCCTGCGCGGCTCCAACTACGCCCTGGTGGGCAGCGGCGCCGAGCAGTCGCTGGCCGGCCTGCGGGTGTCCAAGGCCTTCGTCTCGGGCAGCGGCCTGACCGCCGAGCGGGGCCTGTCCACCACCAACATGCTCTCGGCGAGCGTGGACCGGGCGCTGGTGCAGGCGGCGACGGAGGTGATCGTCCTCGCCGACCACACCAAGCTGGGTGCCGACACCATGTTCCAGACGGTGCCGACGGACGCCATCACCCGGCTGGTCACCGACGAGCAGTCCGCCGCCCAGGACCCGACCGCCCGGGAGCTGGACGCGCTCGCCGACTGCGGGGTGCAGATCTCGCTCGCCCCGCTCGGCACGCCCGCCGAGCCGACGGTGCACAGCGGCGGCCCGGCGCACCCGATGACACCGCACCAGGCGCAGCCCGGCGGCCCGCGCCGCCCGGGCCCGCCGGGCGCCCCGCTGCCCGGCCAGCGCCGCCCCGGCCACGCCCTGATCGCGCGCCCGCTGGCCACCGGCCGGCCCTGA